The DNA sequence TATTTGTAAGAAACATGACAAATTTGTGTTATAGTGCTCAATGTACAGAATGGCTTTTGATCCAATTACTATATTCTGTATAGCAAATATTAGTTACTTGTATACTAATTCATATTGTCCTTGTAGCAAGCCATGGAACTCATGTAGCTTCAATAGCAACAGCATATTTCCCAGATTCTCCTGAAGAAAATGGCGTTGCCCCCGGTGCACAAGTTGTATCTTTAACAATAGGAGATGGCAGATTAGGTTCGATGGAAACAGGTACAGCTCTTATTAGGTCCATGATCAAAGTTATTGAGTTGAAGCAAACaaagaatataaatatacaggtcaTTAATATGAGCTATGGAGAACATGCACATTGGGTGGATGCAGGGTAAGTCTTTAATCATTAATAAGAGGAAAGTTTAACATGGATACAATATTTTAGACGAATAGGTGATTTAATCAATGAAATAGTAAACAAATATGGAATTACATGGGTTTCATCAGCTGGCAACCATGGACCAGCTTTAAATACAATTAGTACGCCTTCAGATGTGGTCAATGAACCAATTATTAGCATAGGTGCTTATGTATCACCTGATATGATGTTAGCAGAATACGCTATGAGGCAAAAATTGCCAGGTttgtgaaatatattttatttttattctatttagtcAGTACAAATTTATATGGCTAATTAGAATACATTTATTACATAACATACATCAAACAAtgcattttatttaatatttatacagATAAACAGTCGATTATAAATATCTCGAGAATTAAAGGtaactgaatcatgaaaattggaATGAAAGGGTTTTGACGAGTTTTGCTACTTCCTgttgcttataacttcctttttttaatgggacaccctgtatattttttaattttataactattcacgttattctgaacattttttgttaatacttccctatacctattgtCAACCGTTTTTGAGctataatggtttttatatgaaaattacacttttctaccatatatataaagttcaatatcctctaatttaatttaaattaagtttaaattcCTTATAAACTTATTAACCAGATACAGCATTGTCGTGTACAGTGTAAAGTTGCCTTCTTCATTATACAGGGTGCTGTCAAAATTGACCTAAAGCTGGCATCCTAAATTTTCGGCCAATtcctttttttcaaatgggaaaccctgtatgtgattcattattttagaaaaatatgtttttcactaTAGATTTATTCCCTATACCTATCTCTTGTAGTTTTCAAACAaattaactttatacatttttgtcacaTAATTATTTTCGTAGACTATGTTGAACATTGAACACCCTGTTCAATTAAAAAGGCAACTTTACACTGTAACCGGAAGTAGCAAATAGATGATAATATTTTCATGAAATAGGTCACTCTTCAAAACTTCTTCATtccaattttcatgattcagttaCCTAAAGTTCccgagatatttctaattggccttttatctgccgcaccctgtatatttattatAGAATATAAATAGTCACATAAATTTTCAGGTACTCCTTATACTTGGTCTTCCAGAGGTCCAACCATTGATGGAGGTATAGGAGTTCATGTATGTGCACCTGGTGGTGCAATCACTTCTGTACCCAACTGTACTTTACGATACTCCCAGCTAATGAATGGTACTTCTATGGCTTCACCGCATGCAGCTGGAGTAGTTTGTGTTCTGTTGTCAGGATTAACACAACAAAAAATACCATTTTCTCCTTACATTGTTCGCAGAGCATTGGAAAATACAGCTAAACATTTAGAAGGAGTTGAAATACCTGCTCAAGGGAGTGGGTTGATACAGACAGAAAAAGCATATGATTACCTTATGAACTTTCATGGGGAAAGTGACAGAAATATTAGGTTCCAAGTCCAATGCGGCTCAAATAATTCAAAAGGAATATATATTCGGTCAAAGGTACATACTCATTCTCAGTCGTTTAAAATTAGTGTTGAGCCACAGTTCCTAAACTCTGAGGAGGTTCCAGCACatgataaaatttattataaccaAAAATTTGTCTTAACTTGTGCCGCTGAATATGTCAGTTATCCTATTCATCTGGATTTATCAAACGTCGCTAGAATGTTTGCCATTAAAGTTGACACTTCTGGTCTACGTGAGGGCTTGCACTGTACTGAGTTAAAAGGATATGATGTGAAATGTATAGAGAAGGGCCCTCTTTTTAAAATACCAATAACCATAATACAACCAATTGAAGTCAAGGCGCCTAAATATCAATTCAGTGTTAACAATGTTCTTTTTGAACCAAATACGATCAAACGGCACTACATTACGGTACCAAAGACAGCAACCTGGGCAGTATTGAAACTACTATCAGATGAAGATACAGGAAGATTTGTTATTCATGCTTCGCAGCTTGTCCCTAAACAATACTGCAAAGCGTtagaaattaacaaaacaatagCAGTTACTTCTAAATGTGAAACAATATTAAATTTCCCTGTACGAGAGGATCTCATTCTCGAATTAGTTATAGCCAAATACTGGGCCAATGTAGGGGAAGCTCATTTAGACTATTCGATCTCTTTCTGGGGGGTCAAACCCAGTCAGCCTGCGGTGACAATGCATTCAGCTGATGGAGTTTATTCTGTGGAAGTAAAAACTCTTCAAGGGGAAGATATTGCACCTTCTATCAATTTAAAAGCTGCCGTCCAGATTGTTAAGTAAGTAAAGCAGATTATATATACATTATCTCCTTTAAAAAGTTAATTGTACATCGTCTAATTTGAATCAACGAAGTACAGACATGTTAAACTGTTAAAATTTATCACAATACAACGCTGACCTCTTCGCAAAAAACGTAGCCAACGGACATTGTGTCAAAAAGATGTGAAATGTTTAATGGAAATGGTGTATAGCATAAattctttttataatttattgtGAAATGTTCCTCAAGAAAGCCTACAAAAGGTAGAATTTAGCAACCTCATGCCTTACAACCTGTTTCAGTAATAATATATccaacaatttttgtttttactaatTTTAGACCTACGGAAGGAAAAATATTGCCATTGACCCTAAGGGATGTAATTCCTCCATCTAGACAAATTTATGAGCTTGTTTTGgtctataattttaatttaacaaaacaGTGTGAAGTATCTCCAAATTTATCATTATTGAGTCAAATGCTGTATGAATCCGAGTTTGAATCGCAGTTTTGGATGCTGTATGACTCCAATAAGCAACTACTTGGCTGTGGTGATGCCTATCCTGACAaagtaagtatatatttttaagatagTATCTGTTTCACTATAAAAATACTTCGTATCATACAGAGCCATCGAAAAAAAAAAGCATAATTAGAGCAGGCCTTGGATAATTCCATTGTggtacaagatatccaaaaaacttatttagaaaaaatgtaggcaattaTATTcaccatacttggaaaatatgtggaattctccAGGGTGATTTATAACTAGGTGGTAGAGCAAACATACagtttttttaaatgggacatcctatatattttttatatttatattcctctcataattcttattcttataatataaagacaagccacactgaccgattaaaaaggtaataatatgaaaactgtcattttcaAAGCCTACTATTTTACTTTTGTAACTGACACAAATGGCCTTTTTTAACTGCGcgttgtagcatttttaaaattccttagtatgtattgaaatcccctcgtatctGCCAAAGCAACGAAGAATATTTTCAGTGTATTTCTCTTTActttcgtacgtattaaaacaccgaattctttcaATTCATCTTATCGTCACCGAGGTagaaaataaaccattttagagtttgtttattttttcacaGATGTGTATTTTCTCGGCATTCTTTGATCGTTTAACCGCTCGATActgcgttttaaataaatattcccgtttagtATTTTGGTTATACCTAGttaaacgaatgaatttaaaagagaATTACTCACTCTCGCTAAGGTCGTGGTCATGAGCAGTTGACTTTACCGTTGGTCCAAATTTTTCTTCCAATTTGTAATATCTTCGTCCTTTGTCCTTTTTTtatgggaaaatgtgtagcagtgtgaAGTAAATAGTTACAGTTCAAAGTTTTAAGTGAGGTTTGGAAGAATCGTTGTTTCCACCCTCGTTTTGTTTGTCTCTGGTCGTCGTTCCAGACCATAGAAGCAGTCCTTTTGTTCGTGTCAGAGATTTCCAgccattgttgagtttttaagaagtccagtttACAACTCAAGTGCAATTTAGTgaaaatcaaggtaacttttttatgtttaaattttaaattaaagatagactttttttaataatattaataattgctttcattaaaatttaagaatttgtaatagttaaaaatatatgtctTAGGGCGTgattagctgtcattttaattgttgtcAACACATGACagttcgttttattatttttgatattagtttgctttgttttttttaagaaggttaacattttttttttgtaagttttgtagcatctatcacttgtaaacagagtttgtaaacgaataggacatatgtaagtttttcttttttattattttggtataagTCCTTGTGACTATTTatatcgtaattatttttgtattgtcttttttttAACCGTTTGTGATGAGAACAATacttaaatgtttaatttttttctaaaccattttgtttatttctctaacccctgtttttgagttttatttaaaaagatatatttttcatttctaataattattgtaatagttacaactagttgttgtaatcgttataatttggcacatCTAGGCGGCGTCCATTTAAATTGCTAGATGtctttcttgtgttttgttttgtttgttccaaGAGACTTAGGTAAGCACCCatctactccaaataaaccccgAGTGTCGctcgcataagtttcgtttattttgcttgccctatctccaccccagtaacttTTGTCCCCAAATTTCaacccccatagtaataccctatgtcgtaggcaaaatatttcgttacagcgTCACAATGGGCAGTtaggaatgttttattaaaaattcctgttgttataacaatctaaaaattgttacataaattgtatattgttttgctttctgttttgtgtgagttatttatatattattatacaaaacatattTTCTTGTAAGAATTTTAGGAGTCTTGTATTTAATTgaggaaatatcatatttccaTATCACATTTATTGACCCATTCATCGCATAGTGttatgatttatattttttgttagttacttattgaataaaaataattttgttatattatcactcaatactcaatacttctttctacttacaaaaatttagtgtatttccgaaatttgaagaaaactaagaATAGCTTGTTAGAGCTTggtaaatactctgtatagtaatgcaaaaaTCTAATACTataagaatatgaattatgagaggaatataaatatgaaaaaatatattgtcccatttaaaaaaatactattaatcactctgtagaattccacatattttccaaatatgaagaatatcattgcctacatttgttctaaataagttttttggatattctataccataatggaattatcgaatgaagtcgcactaaaaactcaccctgtatatttaataATGTTTGTTTCTTCAATCAGCAAAGTTTCATTAGCGTTTCAACTCAATTACGTTTTTGTGCAAAAAGCAGAACTTTATTTATTAGTTGtccaatattaaattaaaattacattacCTGCAAAAAGAAAAGCTTTACGTAATATTAAAATGGCGTCTCTTATGGcagtaataaaaattaatgacaACACTCACTGTCATTGTCAAAAGCTAAATAAGACTTTAATTGTTTTACGAGTTACTTCTTTACGAGTTTTTGTCAGTTATGTAATAAAATTCACAAAGTTATTCAAAGTCAAACCTTATTTGATTTCATGTGGCctattttaagtattttaatttgaaatttgtTATGGTTGAATAGCAATTTAATTCGATATTTTTTTTAGTACTCTGTTAAGCTAGAAAAAGGTGACTATACTATAAGACTGCAAGTTAGACATGATAAAAGAGATTATTTAGAGAAATTAAATGACGCTCCTGTGCTTCTTGTGCAAAAATTAAGCAGCCAAATTGTAATGGACGTTTATTTATCATATACACAAGCTTTGCTTTGCGGAAAGAAGGCCGGTGTTACAAATAACTCTAATCCGTATATACCTATTCCTCTGTATATAGCCCCTTTATCACCTGATAAGTAAGTATATAACTTTAAccagatatatgtattttttGTACTGTCCTCGTATTCAAGTATGATTGTAGTTAAATACGAGGGAGATATAGAAAATTACATATGATGTGTATATTTTCAGATATTCCTCAAAATCAAATAATGCTGCTCACTATTTGACTGGAACAATTACTTACGCTAAAGACGAATTGGGAAAGAAAGCTGATGCTTATCCCTTTAAGTACATTTTGACTGAAAACACTTCCAAAAAATCAAGCTCAAACAATGGAAATGGTTCTGATAAAACTAAACTTGAAGAATTTAAGGAAGTAATGAGAGACACCAAAACTCAGTGGCTATCTAAATTGGGTAAGCTTTTACAATTCTATTAATTGAAATAGTTATTCGTTTATTTGTGCAAaagttttagttttttatttagaAACAACCACATATCgtatgtaaaagataaaaattctgattatttatgtaaattatttatatcTTACGTGCAAATTTACATTTATTAAGAAATTGGAAGTAGGTTTATGTTTCTTATTTTGAAATCCGAACCTCACTACACGGTTGGACGGCAGAATATGGTCATTACAGGCCAAAAACCTCCCCAATACGTAGCTCCCTCTATACTGCAAATCGGACACATTTGAGAGGTTGTGCAAAATATGGTCCAGTTAGTACTTGCCCAAGCGAAATGTACAGGCACTCCAAAATGATCCATATTTTGCCAAAGGTGCTATTGTTGAGGTGTCTTCTTAGTACTTACAATCCCGCAGatatgaattcttcttcttcttctacggtactacagcccaaattgagccttggcctccctTATTTTTTGCcaccacccttgcttgtctgtggctgatcttctccatacacgaactcctaaaagggcttgtgcgtcgctgatTACTGTGTCTTCGAAGCGCtatcttggctttccaaccggtctatttccctgcattctagcattcagtgctttttttggtagcctatcctctcccattcttatcacatgtccggccaattgcaatctttgtattctaatgaagtctgacagtggtgcttccttataaagttgataaagctcgttttatcgacttctgaagatttcGTTTTCCCttacaggtcctagtattctcctcagtactttcctttcgaatgtgtcgagttttgGAAGTTTCTTCCaatgcttcactgccatagcatggtattggtcgaattaagattttatagattctcatctttggcATTGATATAgaagagggcaaaataagctctgatcattgttgctttaataagtctaattagcttgtgtagtattgccaattcagccaatatgttgtaaagtttgtttcttttgactgagtcgtattATATACTTGTGTATCAAGTAGGGTCTGAAAacaatgcttccaggtttctgtgactttctgttggtcactgattatttgcccactttcatctttacatagacttgtatgaggtttatacccactttttatCTCTTTTGTAAGCCCCTctaatttcgtttttttttaattttcttccattttttcgttcacaaatgatgttcgtctttctCGTGTTCTTTTTGTTATAGATATTTTGTGTGCTTCATTTCTTTCTTCTATTGCTTGTCTGCTCTCGTCATCGAACCGTGCTCCTCTTCTCgcctttttcttgtttcccaggTAGACGTTGTCGCTGTCagtactgctgttttgatattattaaatttgccctctatggagtgcagttctaGCGTCCTTAACTCATTTGCTACTTCTTCTTCGAACTTCTCTTTATATTCCTgaatcttcagtttttccaggtccagtttgtttgttctttgttgtctttcgtttcttttgCAGATATGAATTGGGAATGGTAAATAGGGAGAAAACGTAACTTGTGGACAGATGAGATCCACTGTCATACCAATCCGAATAACACCTCACAATATGGCGTGAGTTACACGCTGAGGTACATCACTCTCGTTGTTGCCAGTCAATAGGGAGAAATTTAGGACCGTGATTTTGGAGGAACATACTCCATAAACACAGACAGTTACCCTAAGGATTGGTGATTCAGAAGCAGAACCACCAATAAGTAGGAAAAATATGCGAATAAGTGGACTGAAGGTTCACTGTCACATATAGGAAGTTCGAAATTAGAcaaaaggaagaaaaaagttGAGCTTTCTTACATGTTATGTGGTGATAGCGTTAAATTATTGTAATTATGTATTTAAGTCTGTAGATCTATACAGACGGGGGAGTGATCCAATGGGATACCAAATTATGGAGTAATTAGGAGTTAGGTATGTGTTTATGCAAATGCGACAACTGCATTGGCTCCACAAGAGTCCACATCAGGGACTGTTGTATAAACTAAGAAAAAACCTTCAAATTATCAAGATTTTTATAACCCTCACATCCAGTAtgtgttaaatatattttgtttttgtttctttatggACTAGCAAATCGTTTGTGTAGTAGAAAGAAGACTAAAGAGGTTTTCGTTTTAGACGCCGCTTCCGCTGAACCAATATATACAGATCTCTTGCGAAGATATCCGGACCACGTTCTCATTAATTCTGTATACTTACAAGTGATAGATCCCTTGGACAAAAGAGTAATGCCAAGTTTGAACCAGAAGACGACTAGTTCTGTTAAAGATCTTGATAAAGTAATAAATGTGTGTAATACAGCTTTATCTGGCATGGATGCCAATAATATTTTAGCTTTTATGGCTATGAAGACTGATTTGAGGCCAGATGctgttaaaattaaaaagtaagtTTACTAAGTACTTATATAAAAATCCAGCGGTGGAAAATTCTAGAATAGATGTTGTTATGATTTGTTAATGGTCCACTTTATGGCCAGTGTTACTATAGTTGTCATATTTTCTGGGCTATAACTAGTTCCTTAGAAACCATCAAGGTTTAATAAATGAATACTTTTAGTTCCATGGAacaacagaaaaatatttatctAGAATGTATAGCACGGAAAGGGATAGCTTTGTGTCGGCTCATATTGTGCGAGAATGAACAAGCCGAATCCAACAAGGAAGAACTATCTGAAGTATGGAAAACTTTAGTTAAATTTGTTGATCCTACTGATGCAAAGGTAAGTCGATTTTTCGTTTATGGTTTATGTATTTTGACTAAagactaaagaaaaatataattgaaGTGGAGGAAATAGTAGAATTATGAATAAAAATGTCCAATACCCTTCTTAAACGAGCCGCTTAtgactgaaaataaaaaaaggaattcaCGCTAAACAATTCCGCTAACAAATATACATAATGTTATCACTATAAGCCATCCCCACGCCAACCAAACCCAAACCActtcaccatcgacggtataaatgaaccgtcctctgtttccagtggcagtaatgcattggttagtgatcagtgtagtagtgtctggttGCTTGGGAGACTgaaacctcggaagccctgaagaacacatcaaagaggatgtcgaaagctcggcgcaatgataatctaCGCGGTTCAACCctgaagactgttgagtttattattaattcttgtaatagtattaatcttagctctaggtttaattgtactaaccgcggaaatctttcggaacatacatatacttgttaaatactctgtatagtaatgcaaagcccaatattataagaacaagaattatgagaggaatataaatatgaaaaaatatatagggtgccccatttaaaaaatgtgtttgcTATACCActtagttattaatcaccctgttgaattccacatattttcctagtatggagaatatcattgcctacagtttttctacaaaatacaatactaatatacagggtgttctattaaaaaatgagaaaaaatccggctcgaaggaccatgtaTAATTTTCGTGTATCAGGCACAAAATAGTTATTCTAATAATACAGCAACGAATTGAAGATCTGGATTAAAGTAAAACCGCCAAACCCAAATGACCGTTTTATTGACACGAACCCGGTAAATAATGACTTAAGCGTTAGCATCTGTGGCTTGCTTTTGACCGAATCTACCCCCCTCATTTCTTACGCGccttttataaattaattactaGGTCCACGCTTCAAGCTTTATTaccaatatatattaaacaaataattgttaCAGTGTAAATTAATAAGTGGCAAACAAACAAGTATGTTGCACATGCAACAATAATATTGGAGGGAATTAGCGGTCTCCACACGACGcaataaaattcattgtttaatgATATTAAACACACAGCcctttaaatattactatttttcTCAATAGAAggtaaatatttcaaatattaataactttagGCGTATAAAACCTTATACAAATTCttcatattttaaaacataaattcaaaaatagtttaatgtataaggtgttaaataaaaaaaaacacgcaTTTCATTCCGTTGTTGTGACTGGATATATGTAATCGGATATAATTTGAAATCGTAGACATAGTACCAGCTTAGCTTTCGTAGTATACAGCCGATTGCTCCTGTTATCAATAGTGCTACGGAAAGTttaaatcagcaaaaacaaaTTAGATTATCAGTATATTGATAAAAGTGGTCAACTAATTGACTAGTAgataaaaaatgaatacattacCTGCTTTTAATGGGCCAGGAATTAATTACAACCAATAAATGTTGTCAACAAATAATGGACTTACTATACAGGATGTCCCACCTTGCAACACATACACACCACAACACCAACAACCTCAGAATATTAAAGCTCAACCAATTCATACACAGTATGCAATAAATAATAGCCAACACCACCATAGAAGGTCATCAACTGGCGATGAAGAATTCCTAGGATTTGATGAGAGCgagcaaaataaagaaaatcctTGGCAAGTAGTCAAAAAAACCTTGAAAAGAAAAAAGTAGATGTTACCAATAGACCATCAGAGATAgtaacaaataacaaatatagTAGCCCAAAAAAGGAAAGCTAGGACCAAATGGCACCAAACCCATGCCCCAGTAGACAAGACTACATTAAACAGGCTAAGTAACCAactaaaatcaaaacttaaaGAGGCAGAAGAACTGTCATTTACAAACTACATAACAAATCTAAACCGGTACGATAACTCAATATGGAAACCGATCAAAAACTCCAAAAAACCCAAGACTCCGGTACCTCCAATTAGAAACGAACAGGGACCAACACTACAGTGGGCTAGAAGTGATGAAGAAAAAACAACGCTATTTGCCGAACACCTAGCTCAAGTATTTACTCCTAACAACGACGCTTCAGATATTCAGATATACCAGTAATCAGACCACTAACCAAAAATGAAGTTCAACAAGGAATCCAATATTTAAATATTAGAAAAGCTCCTGGGTTGgacaaaataacacccaagatgaTGAAGGAACTACCAGATAAAGGAATCATACTGATTACTCTCATCTTCAATGCTATTCTACGATTAAACTACTGACTGATTAAACTACTTAAAGCTCTTTAAAACCGCTGAAATAAGACTAATCCCAAAAGCAGAAAAAAATCCAAACGAGATTTCATCATATAGGCCAATAAGCCTACTACCAGTCGTATCCAGAATACTTGAAAGGTTACTGTTACAAATTAACTCAGACCCCAATACGGAGGAATGGATACCCAACCACCAATTTGGCTTTCGAAAAGAACACTCGACAATACAGCAGGTTCATAGGATAGTACACACCATAAATTCTGCAATGAAAAGCAAACACTACTGCACAGCTGCTTTTCTAGATGTTAGTCAAGcctttgataaggtttggcacaCAGGCCTGATTTTCAAAATCAAGAAATATTTACCCATCACGTACCTGAAACTGTTAAAATCCTATCTGAGTGGGAGAGAATTCCGAACAAGAGTGAATGAAAGTAATTCCAATAATTTTCCTATAAAATCTGGTGTTCCACAGGGAACGTTCTTGGACCAATATTATATGTGCTACACAGTAGATCTACCCTCCACTAATGAAACCATCACTGGCACGTTTGCAGATAATGTTGTCATCCTTGCAGCCGACGAAAATCCAATTATAGCGTATAACATTCTACAGGTACAACTGAATGAACTCGAGACATGGTCTTAcaagtggagaattaaaatgaatgaaacaaaatcagtCTAAGTGACTTTTACCTTGAGAAGAGACCCGTGTCCCCCAGTTTCACTTAACAATATCCAACTTCCCCAATCCTCTAGCACTAAATACTTAGGAATACATCTTGACTCAAAACTCACCTGGAAAGAACATATTCTTAAAAAGCGGTAACAAATTAACCTAAGAATGAAAGATCTAAACTGGTTAGTAGGCAGGAAATCGAAACTGAGCCTTGAAAACAAAATCCTTGTATACAAAACCGTCATAAAACTTATCTGGACGTATAGAATCCAACTCTGGGGATGTGCGAGCAAGTCAAATACAGCCATAATTTAAAAATGCCAATCAAAAATACTCCGAACGATAGCTGATGCACCTTGGTATGTGTCAAACCTAACACTTCATAAAGACCTAAGAATCCCGTTCGTACAGGATGTAATCACTAAATACAGCACGAAGCACCATGAAGCACTGGAATCGCATAGTAACCCCTTACTCCAACCTCTGCTAGAACACCAAGCCAATAGGAGACTCAAAAGGAACTGGC is a window from the Diabrotica undecimpunctata isolate CICGRU chromosome 10, icDiaUnde3, whole genome shotgun sequence genome containing:
- the TppII gene encoding tripeptidyl-peptidase 2, translated to MMEMAGSDFPTVSLLPKKETGLTSFLSKYPNYDGRGIVIAILDSGIDPGAPGLQVTSDGKVKIVERFDCSGCGDVNTTTKVTPIDGFITGLTGKKLQIPGTWSNPENTYRIGVKHAFDLYPDRLKDRVKAEYKKKSWELHHREILSEVSRNLSSFEAKHQNKTLIDVEKLEKENIETMQDILVNFDKKYNDVGPVYDCILFHNGQHWMCCVDTSDDGDLSKCPLLGEYSVTHEFAPLTETDNLNFSVNVHENGDVLELVGVCSSHGTHVASIATAYFPDSPEENGVAPGAQVVSLTIGDGRLGSMETGTALIRSMIKVIELKQTKNINIQVINMSYGEHAHWVDAGRIGDLINEIVNKYGITWVSSAGNHGPALNTISTPSDVVNEPIISIGAYVSPDMMLAEYAMRQKLPGTPYTWSSRGPTIDGGIGVHVCAPGGAITSVPNCTLRYSQLMNGTSMASPHAAGVVCVLLSGLTQQKIPFSPYIVRRALENTAKHLEGVEIPAQGSGLIQTEKAYDYLMNFHGESDRNIRFQVQCGSNNSKGIYIRSKVHTHSQSFKISVEPQFLNSEEVPAHDKIYYNQKFVLTCAAEYVSYPIHLDLSNVARMFAIKVDTSGLREGLHCTELKGYDVKCIEKGPLFKIPITIIQPIEVKAPKYQFSVNNVLFEPNTIKRHYITVPKTATWAVLKLLSDEDTGRFVIHASQLVPKQYCKALEINKTIAVTSKCETILNFPVREDLILELVIAKYWANVGEAHLDYSISFWGVKPSQPAVTMHSADGVYSVEVKTLQGEDIAPSINLKAAVQIVKPTEGKILPLTLRDVIPPSRQIYELVLVYNFNLTKQCEVSPNLSLLSQMLYESEFESQFWMLYDSNKQLLGCGDAYPDKYSVKLEKGDYTIRLQVRHDKRDYLEKLNDAPVLLVQKLSSQIVMDVYLSYTQALLCGKKAGVTNNSNPYIPIPLYIAPLSPDKYSSKSNNAAHYLTGTITYAKDELGKKADAYPFKYILTENTSKKSSSNNGNGSDKTKLEEFKEVMRDTKTQWLSKLDAASAEPIYTDLLRRYPDHVLINSVYLQVIDPLDKRVMPSLNQKTTSSVKDLDKVINVCNTALSGMDANNILAFMAMKTDLRPDAVKIKNSMEQQKNIYLECIARKGIALCRLILCENEQAESNKEELSEVWKTLVKFVDPTDAKVLTSHVQYFAIWHAFLYNQYGRLLKHLLKMQEDKPTEEVEKKIIEFCEELKWTHVVKYLKRSLPSKFPSSYKPF